Proteins encoded in a region of the Flavobacterium sp. MDT1-60 genome:
- a CDS encoding sigma-54 dependent transcriptional regulator has product MTHKILIIDDEEKLRSLLARIIKSEGFEVFEAKDLKSGFKKLEQTEIDVVLCDVKLPDGNGVDFLQNIKSSFPLVEVVLLTAFGNIPDGVQAMKNGAFDYIVKGDDNDKIIPLLYKAVEKVQLQKKVEQLEKRIGDKYSFTTIIGKSKGIEQVIDLAQKVAKTDSTVLLTGETGTGKEVFAQAIHENSNRVGKSFVALNCSTFSKEILESELFGHKQGAFTGALKDKKGFIEEANGGTLFLDEIGEMPIDLQAKLLRVLETSEYIPVGDTTPKKSNFRLIAATNRDLKTESDEHRFRSDLYFRLNIFEIKLPSLRERIKDISVLAHYFVKQFSEKTNKKTLTISDDFLQKLENYSWPGNIRELKNIIERSVILSNGDTLTSDVLPYEMQHQPEKATKSMSAFSMQSIEKLHIQKVLNYTKGNKAETARLLEIGIATLYRKLEEYGIQ; this is encoded by the coding sequence ATGACACATAAAATTTTAATTATAGACGACGAAGAAAAACTGAGAAGCCTGCTGGCACGTATTATAAAATCGGAAGGATTTGAAGTTTTTGAAGCTAAAGATTTAAAATCGGGTTTTAAAAAACTGGAACAAACTGAAATTGATGTCGTTTTGTGTGATGTGAAATTACCTGACGGAAATGGCGTTGATTTTCTTCAGAATATAAAAAGCAGTTTTCCTTTAGTAGAAGTAGTTCTATTAACTGCTTTCGGGAATATTCCAGATGGTGTTCAGGCCATGAAAAATGGTGCTTTTGATTATATTGTAAAAGGTGATGATAATGATAAAATTATTCCGCTTCTTTATAAAGCTGTCGAAAAAGTACAGTTGCAGAAAAAGGTAGAACAACTCGAAAAACGGATTGGCGATAAATATTCTTTTACTACCATTATAGGAAAATCTAAAGGAATCGAACAAGTTATTGATTTAGCACAAAAAGTTGCAAAAACAGATTCGACTGTTTTGCTTACCGGAGAAACGGGAACCGGAAAAGAGGTTTTTGCGCAAGCCATTCATGAAAACAGTAATCGCGTTGGAAAATCTTTTGTGGCTTTAAACTGCAGTACTTTCAGCAAAGAAATTCTTGAAAGTGAATTATTCGGACATAAACAAGGTGCTTTTACCGGAGCTTTAAAAGATAAAAAAGGTTTTATTGAAGAAGCCAATGGCGGTACATTGTTTTTGGATGAAATTGGTGAAATGCCAATTGATTTGCAGGCTAAATTATTGCGCGTTTTAGAAACCAGCGAATATATTCCGGTTGGAGATACAACTCCAAAAAAATCAAATTTCAGGTTAATTGCGGCAACTAATAGAGATTTAAAAACAGAAAGCGATGAACATCGTTTTCGTTCTGACTTGTATTTTCGATTGAATATTTTCGAAATCAAATTGCCCTCTTTGCGCGAAAGAATCAAAGATATTTCAGTATTAGCGCATTATTTTGTCAAGCAATTTTCTGAAAAAACGAACAAAAAAACTTTAACTATTTCTGATGATTTTCTGCAGAAATTAGAAAACTATTCCTGGCCGGGAAATATTCGGGAACTTAAAAATATTATCGAAAGGTCGGTTATCTTGAGTAATGGCGATACTTTAACTTCAGATGTTCTGCCTTATGAAATGCAGCATCAGCCTGAAAAAGCAACAAAATCGATGTCGGCTTTTTCTATGCAGAGTATTGAAAAACTGCATATTCAGAAGGTTTTAAATTATACCAAGGGAAATAAAGCTGAAACAGCACGTTTGCTCGAAATTGGAATTGCCACTTTGTACCGAAAATTAGAAGAGTATGGAATTCAATAA
- the kdpF gene encoding K(+)-transporting ATPase subunit F encodes MTVLFIISIAVFGYLVYVLIKPEKF; translated from the coding sequence ATGACTGTACTATTTATTATTTCTATCGCCGTTTTTGGCTATTTGGTTTACGTATTAATTAAACCTGAAAAATTCTAA
- a CDS encoding histidine kinase dimerization/phosphoacceptor domain -containing protein, translating to MKQTITFCFILLIPFMALSQLSPSVAKYDLPKKRLLLNACSVYLFNANQGAIDVDSSVVLASKAYRLPVSLTYDEGYNDGNLIGSDLIEKGNINAALKILERSKGENRIKLLLQLGSFYLFKPGTKPKDLQQAKVYIDKTVLESNQFKIKKWQHQSLLLLGKYYYQSNKPIEGKKCFSQVINECRKQNDKAGLAEALDAQTTLLSNLDPEKEKMVEEAISLYASLGLEEKRIENYTKITTIYFWGGKINEAKKRLYQNLIDLRKINFTHQQFAETTIAYVEIAQNNIKNALYYALKSVKRMEAEKDFTLGDIFYMRLGDVYNQYGHYEEALEMFKKSIEIGQQTIDSGTWYKSFYGAVASLSLKGKNKEAIDYVNSITAEYPPTNTFDKMSVAYIKANCYVALKDNVLAEKYFKEVDYYAQQLSAPETFREVVHQYTEMALFYLNTNRVQKAKFYTAKVFALCKAYKRSYNSQILQILLYKTDSIDGNYKGSLKHFQDYKKLSDSIYGTAKNKQIEELKIQYETKNKEQKIALLNDQSKLQESQLQKSKLLNTLSIWSLLLLLITIGLLYNRYRLKQRNNVKLELKEKEINQKNINLRHLLDEKEWLLKEIHHRVKNNLQTVISLLNSQSAYLDNDMALSAIKNSQHRIHSMSLIHQKLYNSENIATINMPNYIKELVEYLKESFSLGQRIRFEVKIDPLELDVAQAIPLGLILNEAITNSIKYAFPGHRTGMIYIILEAMTENRYLLTISDNGIGAETDFTETKANSFGMSLIKGLSDDLEAKFTMENNNGTILKIEFSQEFPINQKRQMI from the coding sequence ATGAAACAAACCATTACTTTCTGTTTTATTTTGTTAATTCCTTTCATGGCCTTATCACAGCTTTCACCTTCAGTCGCCAAATATGATCTTCCAAAAAAAAGATTATTGCTAAACGCTTGTTCTGTATATTTATTTAATGCAAATCAGGGAGCTATAGATGTTGACAGTTCTGTTGTTCTGGCTTCAAAAGCTTATAGATTACCCGTTTCATTAACTTATGATGAAGGTTATAATGATGGTAATCTGATTGGAAGCGATTTAATTGAAAAGGGAAACATTAATGCTGCATTAAAAATTCTTGAGAGATCTAAAGGTGAAAATCGAATTAAGTTATTACTGCAATTAGGAAGTTTTTATCTTTTTAAACCAGGAACAAAACCGAAAGATCTTCAGCAAGCAAAAGTGTATATTGATAAAACTGTTTTAGAAAGTAATCAGTTTAAAATAAAAAAATGGCAGCATCAAAGTTTATTGTTATTGGGGAAATATTATTATCAGTCCAATAAACCGATTGAAGGAAAAAAATGTTTTTCGCAGGTTATAAATGAATGCCGAAAACAAAACGATAAGGCTGGTCTTGCCGAAGCTTTAGATGCGCAGACAACTCTTTTATCCAACCTTGATCCCGAAAAAGAAAAGATGGTTGAGGAAGCCATTTCACTTTATGCCTCTCTGGGTTTAGAAGAAAAAAGAATCGAAAACTACACTAAAATTACTACCATTTATTTTTGGGGAGGAAAAATAAATGAAGCCAAAAAGAGACTTTATCAAAATTTGATTGATTTGCGAAAAATTAATTTCACGCATCAACAATTTGCAGAAACGACTATTGCTTATGTTGAAATAGCCCAGAATAATATAAAAAATGCTTTATACTATGCTTTAAAAAGTGTAAAACGGATGGAAGCTGAAAAGGATTTTACTCTGGGGGATATTTTTTATATGCGCCTGGGTGATGTCTATAATCAGTATGGACATTATGAGGAAGCGCTGGAAATGTTTAAAAAAAGTATTGAAATCGGGCAGCAAACAATAGACAGCGGCACTTGGTACAAAAGTTTTTATGGGGCTGTCGCCTCTTTATCTCTAAAAGGAAAAAATAAAGAAGCTATTGACTATGTTAATTCAATAACGGCAGAATACCCTCCAACAAATACTTTTGATAAAATGAGTGTTGCCTATATTAAAGCGAATTGTTATGTAGCACTTAAGGATAATGTTCTGGCAGAAAAGTATTTTAAGGAAGTAGACTATTATGCGCAACAATTAAGTGCTCCCGAGACCTTTAGAGAAGTTGTGCATCAATATACTGAGATGGCCTTATTTTACCTGAATACCAACAGGGTTCAAAAAGCTAAATTTTACACCGCTAAAGTTTTTGCTCTTTGTAAAGCTTATAAAAGAAGCTATAACTCACAAATTCTTCAAATTTTATTATATAAAACAGATTCTATTGATGGGAATTACAAAGGGTCTTTAAAGCATTTTCAAGATTATAAAAAATTAAGTGATTCTATTTACGGAACCGCTAAAAATAAACAAATTGAAGAGTTGAAAATTCAATACGAAACTAAAAACAAGGAACAAAAAATTGCGCTTTTAAACGATCAATCGAAACTGCAGGAAAGTCAGCTTCAAAAATCGAAACTTTTAAATACTCTATCCATTTGGAGTTTGCTTTTGTTGTTGATTACTATTGGTTTGCTTTACAATCGATACCGATTAAAACAACGAAACAACGTTAAGTTGGAGCTGAAAGAAAAAGAAATCAATCAAAAAAACATCAATTTGAGACATTTACTGGATGAGAAAGAATGGCTTTTGAAAGAGATTCATCATCGTGTAAAAAACAATCTTCAGACTGTTATAAGTCTTCTAAATTCACAATCGGCTTATCTGGATAATGATATGGCGCTATCGGCTATAAAAAACAGTCAGCACAGAATTCATTCTATGTCTTTGATTCATCAAAAGTTATATAATTCTGAAAATATTGCGACGATTAATATGCCGAATTACATCAAAGAACTAGTGGAGTATTTGAAAGAATCTTTTTCGCTTGGACAGAGAATTCGTTTTGAAGTCAAAATTGACCCTTTAGAATTGGATGTGGCGCAAGCTATACCACTCGGACTTATTTTGAATGAAGCCATTACCAATTCGATAAAATATGCCTTCCCCGGTCATCGAACCGGAATGATTTATATCATCCTTGAAGCAATGACAGAAAACAGATATTTATTGACCATTTCAGATAACGGAATTGGGGCTGAAACTGATTTTACAGAGACAAAAGCAAACTCATTTGGCATGAGTCTGATAAAAGGTTTAAGTGATGATTTAGAAGCCAAATTCACGATGGAAAATAATAACGGAACCATTTTAAAAATTGAATTTTCGCAAGAATTTCCGATAAATCAAAAAAGACAAATGATTTAA